ACGCCCGACGATGCCGCCCGGGAAGGCATACACACTGACGATGAACAGCGCGCCGAGCCACAGGAGCCAGCGGTCCGGATGGACCAGGTTGGGCAGGAGCGGAATCCCCGCCAGCGCGGCGCTGCCTGCGCCCATCAGCACCTGCAGGTAGCTCTGGGCCAGGACGAAGAGCGCCGCGCCGATGACCGCCCCGTACATGGTGCCCATGCCGCCGATCACGACCATGAGCAGGATGTCGATCATGATCGAGAAGGACAGGGTGGTGTCGGAGCCGTTATAGCGCAGCCACAGGGCCATGAGCGCGCCGGCGATCGTGGCGGCAAGCGCCGAGATGACTGAGGCCGCCGTGCGATAGGCCACGACCCGGTAGCCGAGCGCCTCGGCGCGGAACTCGTTCTCGCGGATCGCCTGCAGCACGCGCCCGAAGGGCGAGTTCACGATGCGCAGGAGAACGAGGAAAACGACCAGTGACACGAAGAACACGAGGTAATAGGCGAGGAGCCGCCCGTTGACCGCCGTGCCGAAGAGAGGTTCCGACAGGAGCCGGAAGGCCGGGCGCAAGGCCGGCGGCAACTGGAACGACAGCCCGTCCTCGCCGCCCGTCACGTCGGAGAGCTGCGAGGCGAGAACGGCGGCCGCCGAGGCGACCGCCAGCGTGATCATCGAGAAGAAGATGGCACGCACCCGCAGCGACAGGAGGCCGATGGCGACGGCGAGCAGAGCGGAGAGCGCCAGCGCTGACACGAGCCCTATGGCGGCCGAGCCCCAGGTCGGACCGAGGCGTTCGAGCGCGATGGCGATGCCGTAGCCGCCGATGCCGAAGAACATGGTGTGGGCGAAGGACACGATGCCGGAATAGCCGAGGAGCAGGTCGTAGCTCGCGACCAGCACGATAAACACGCAGATCTTCGCCGCCGTGCCGACCGGCTGGCTGCCGGAGAACAGGAACGGTGTCGCGGCGAGCAGCACCAGAATGCCGATCAGGATGGCGCTCAGCACTTTCGAGCGCGGCCTGTCGGACGAGAGGAGCGCGTTCAGGAGGCCGCCGCGCCGGCGCGTCTCGTCGAAGGGAAGGGCGAGGGCAGAGGCGGGGGATGTGCTCATCGGCGGGCCACCGGAAACAGGCCCTGCGGACGCCAGATCAGCACCAGGGCCATGACGAGGATGTTGGAGATCAGGGCGAGCTTGGGCTCGATGAAGCCCACATAATTGGCGACGAGCGCCACCAGGATCGAGCCGACGAAGCAGCCGCCGACGGAGCCGAGGCCGCCGATGATGATGACGATGAAGACCAGCACCATCACCTCCATGCCCATGCCGGCGGTGAGCGTCTGGCGGTAGAACGCCCACATGACGCCGCCGAGGCCTGCGAGGGCGGATCCGGCGATGAAGACGCTCACGAAGAGGCGGCGGATGCGGTAGCCCAGCGCCTCGACCATCTCGGGGTTCTCGACCCCGGCCCGGATCAGCAGGCCGATGCGGGTGCGGTTGAGGATCAGCTGCATCCCGACGAATACCACGAGGCCGATGGCGACCGCGACGACCCGGTAGCGCTCCATGATGATGTCGCCGAGCACGAAGGCGCCGCGCAGGGATTGCGGCAGCGGGATCGGGATGGGCGAGGCGCCCCAGATGGCGTGGATGAGCTGCTCGGTCACGATCAGCCCGCCCATGGTGACGAGGATCTGCTTCAGGTGACTGCCATAGACCGGACGCACGATGACGCGCTCGAAGACCGCGCCGGCGATCCCCGTCATGGCCATGGCGGCGAGGATGCACAGGAGCAGCAGGGCGAGGTTGAGCCCGACGGAATCCGCCGTCGCCCAGCCGGCGAGCGGTCCGAGCACGAGGAGCGTCGCATAGGCTCCGAGCGAGATGAACACGCCGTGGCCGAAATTGATGATGTCCATCAGGCCGAAGACCAGGGTCAGCCCCGAGGCCATGAGGAAGATCATCATGCCCATGGCCAGCCCCGCCACGGTGAGCGTGATCCAGGTCGAGGGGCTGCCGACGAAAGGCAGGGCGAGCAGTGCGAGCGCCGGGATCAGGAGGAGCGGCAGCCAATCGGTCTTGGCGCGCGGCAGCTCGGTCGGGGCAGCGGCTTCGGTGATCAGGTCGCTCATTGATGCGCATCCAGGGAAAGGCCGAGCAGGCGCTGCTGCAGGGCCGTGTCGGCGACGAGGTCGCTCATGGCGCCGGAATGCACGATGCGCCCGTCGTCCATGACGACCACGTTGTCGCCGAGCGCCGAGGCGGCATAGAAATTCTGCTCCACAAGCAGGATCGTCTCGCCGGAAGCCTTGAGGGCTTTGAAGGCCTCGATCATGGATCGCACCATCACGGGCGCGAGGCCCTTGGTCGGCTCGTCGATGAGGAGCAGGCGGCGCGGCTCCGCGATGGCGCGGGCGATGGCGAGCATCTGCTTCTGCCCGCCGGAGAGGTTGCCCGCCGGCAGGTTCCAGAACCGCTTGAGGGCGGGGAACAGGCCGAGGATCCAGTCGAGCCGGGTCTTGTCGACCGGCCCGGAGCGGGCGGCGAGCACGATGTTCTCGCGCACGGTCAGGTCGGTGAAGATGCCCATGGATTCCGGCACGTAGGCGATGCCAGAGCGGGCGATGTCGGGCGTGGCGCTCGCCGTGATGTCGCGGCCGTCGAAAAGGATGCGGCCGGACGAGGCCTGCCACAGGCCCATGATCGTGCGCAGGGTCGTGGTCTTGCCCGCGCCGTTGCGGCCGAGCAGCATGGTCAGCTCGCCGGCCGGAACGGCGAAGTCCACCCCGTGCAGGATGTGATAGGGGCCGATATGCGTATGCACGCCCGACAATTGGAGCAGGGGCTCAGGCACGGGTGACCTCCACGCCGAGATAGGCTTCCTGCACCACCGGCGAAGCGATGACCTCGGCGGGCTCGCCGTCGGCGACGAGCGTTCCGTTGTGCAGCACGATGATCCGGTCGGAGAGCGAGCGCACCACGTCCATCTTGTGCTCCACGAGAAGCACCGTCGCGTCGCCGCGCTGCTTGATGTCGTGGATGAGCTCGAGCACGGTCGGCACCTCGTCGACGCTCATGCCGGCGGTCGGCTCGTCGAACATGAAGACTTTCGGCTCCATGGCGATCAGAAGCGCCACTTCGAGCTTGCGCTGGTCGCCGTGCGACAGCGCCTTCGGGGCGATGTGGCGCTTGTCCGCCAAACGCACGCGCTCCAGGATTTCCTCCGCCTTCTCGATCAGGTCGCGGCGCGAGTTCCACACCTTGAACAGGGACCAGCCCGCCTCGGCGCGGCTCTGCACGGCGAGCCGCACGTTCTCCAGCGCGGTCAGTTGCGGAAATAGATTGGTGAGCTGGAAGGCTCGGCCCAGGCCGCGCTTCGCCCGCGCGGACGCGGGAAGCGAGGTGATGTCCTCGCCCTCGACGAGCACTTGGCCCGACGTAGCGCGCAGCTGGCCGGAGATGAGATTGAAATAGGTCGTCTTGCCGGCACCGTTCGGGCCGACGATGGCCGTGAGCGTGCCGGGCGTGAACCGGCACGACACGTCGTTGACGGCCACATGGCCGCCGAAGCGAATGGTAAGCCCGCGCGTTTCGAGCGCGGGCGTGGTTGTCATCGGTCGGGTCACGTGGGCTCAGCGCTTGTTGCGGACCGGGATCGGCATCTTGTCGGCCGGGATGGTGGCGACGAGATCGAGCAGGTCGTTCGCGTCCTTGCCGTTGGCCTTGACCTTGAAGTGATACATGTCCTGCAGAGCCTGATGGTCTTCCTTGCGGAAGGTCATGGGGCCCTTCGGCGTCTCGAAGGTCATGCCTTCCATGGCCGTGATCAGCTTCTCGGTGTCGGTGCCGCCCGCCTTCTGAATGGCCGTGACGGCGGCGGATGCCGCAGCGAAGCCACCCGCGGTGAAGAAGTCCGGCGGCGCGTTGTAGCGCTTCTGGTGCTCGGCCACGAGCCAGTCGTTCATCGCGTTCTTCGGGAAGGCATAATAGTAATACACCGCGCCTTCCATGCCGGGATAGTTCTTGTAGATCTGCATGGCCGGCAGGATGTTGCCGCCGGGCGCGATCTCGATGCCGAAGCGCTCGGGCTTCAGGTCGGCGATCTTCGGCAGCGGGTGCTGGCCGGCCCAGATGATGTTGATGATCTTCTTGCCCGGCTTGTCCTTGAGCGCATCGAAGATGCGCTGGGCCGAGGCCGTGAAGTCCGTGGCGTTCTGCGGCGCATATTCCTCGAACACCACCTTGGCGTTCGGGCGGATCTCGGCGAGCGCATTCTTGAGCGCCGCGACGCCGTCTTTGCCGAAGGCGTAGTCCTGCGCGAGCGTCGCGATGGACACCTCGCCGCTGGCCGGAACGGCGGCCGCGGCCCCATAGGCGTCCTGCGTCGAGTTGCGCGCGGTGCGGAAGATGAAGCGGTTCCACTTCTCGCCCGTGATCGCATCGGCCACGGCGGGCTCCACGATCAGCACCTTGCCGTTCTCTTCCGCCACCGGCAGCATGGCGAGGGCCGCCGCGGACGATGTGGTGCCGACGGCGAGATCGACCTTGTCGTCGTTGTAGGACTGCTCCAGCAGCGTCTTGGCGAGATCGGCCTTGAGCTGGTCGTCCTTCACGATCACGGTGATCTTGCGGCCGTTGACGGCCATCGTGCCCTTGGTGAGATATTCCAGGCCCATCATGAAGCCGGCCTCGGTCTGCTTGGCGTAGGCTTCGAGCGGCCCGGTCTTGCCGGCGATCAGCGCGATCTTAATGTCTTGGGCGAATGCCGTGGAGGCAAAGAGAATGCCTGCCGTGGCGGCAGCAATGGTAAACTTCAGGCGCATCGAACTCCCCGTCGTGTTATATGGGATCATTGACGGCCTTGCCCTCTGCCCTGTCAAGTTCGACTCTCGGACCATCCGCAGGGAAAGCGCCGTAGGAGCTCCCTGCCGGTTCAGGCCTCGGGCAGCACGGGCGTTTCGATGTCCTTCGCCTCGCGTCCGCGCCGGGCAGCTTCGCGCTCCAGGAGGATCAGCGCCACCCCGGCGGCGCAGATGACGGCCGCGCCGACGAGCGTCCAGAACCCGACCACGTCGCCGAAGAACAGGTAGCCCAGGATGATGGCCCACACGATCAGCGTGTATTGATACGGCGCGACGACGGAGGCCGGGGCGATTTTCAGCGAGCGGTTGACGCAGACATGAGCCGCCATGGAGACGATGCCGAGCAGGAACAGGCCCGCCAGGTCGAGCGGCCCCGGCGTCACCCAGGCGAGCGGGGCCGCCACGAGACCGAAGATCAGCGCGCCTAGAATCTGGCCGAACACGAGGGTCGCGTCGTCGGTATCCCGCAGCTTGCGGGTGGTGATCATCAGGAGCGAGTAGAACAGGCTGCCCGCGAGCGCGATGAGGGCCGGCAGGGACAGGGTGGCCGGGGACGGCCGCAGGGCGATGAGAACGCCCACGAAGCCGATTGCAATCGCAAGGATGCGCGGCTTGTCGATCCTCTCGCCGAGCCAGAATGCCGCGAAGGCCGCCACATAGATGGGACCTGCGAGGTAGTAAGTCATCACGTCGGCGAGCGGCAGGTAGGTGACGGCCCAGTAGAAGCAGGCGACCTCGAGCGTCGACAGCGTGATGCGGACCGCATGCAGGCCCGGTTGCAGCGGGATGGCGAAGGGCACCTTGCGCTGCCGCATCAGCGGCAGGAGAACCATGAGAGCCGCGATGCTGCGCAGAAGCAGGACCTGGCCGACCGAATAGGTGGCGACGAGCCATTTCCCCATCACGTCGTTCATGGCGAACATGAACACGCCGAGCAGCATCAGACCGATGCCGACGAGGGTGCCTGAACGAACGATTCGAACGGAGGACGGACCGGAGTGACTCATGGGATGCATACATGAGCGAAGCGAAGATGATGCACAAGCATTGTCGAACACGACCTTAGTCCGACGCTCGCCTCATCGTGATTGACCATAGCCCTCATCCTGAGAAGGTCGCGCAGCGACCGTCTCGAAGGACGAGGGCGTCTCCACGGCTATCTGGTGGATCCTTCGAGACGCCGCTTGCAGCGGCTCCTCAGGATGAGGACTGAGGGTTGGAGTTGAAGATGTTGATGGCCGGCACAAGCCTGGCCATGACGTGGGGTGTCATCCCCGGCGAGCCGCAGGCGAGGGAAAGGAATCCATGATCGCGCTCGGCGCTATGGATCCCATTCCCGGTCCTTAAGGACCGCCGGGGATGACACGAGTTGCGACGTGCTAAAACGTCTTCGCCCCGTTCACGGGCAGCAAGATCGCGTAGAGCGATGTGGTGGCGCAGATGTAGAGACGGTTCCGCTTCGGGCCGCCGAACACCACGTTGGCGACCCCCTCCGGCACCAGGATCTTGCCGATCAGCGTGCCGTCGGGGTCGTAGCAATGGACGCCGTCTCCCGCGCTGGTCCAGATCCGTCCCGCGTCGTCCAGGCGGAAGCCGTCGAACAGGCCCGCCGTGCAGGTGGCGAAGACCTTGCCGTTGGCGAGGCCGCCGTCGGGGCTAACCTCGAAGACGCGGATATGGCGCGGGCCGTCCTTCACATGAGTCGCGCCGGTATCGGCTACGTAGAGAAGCGTCTCGTCGGGTGAAAAGGCGATCCCGTTCGGGCGGACGAAATCGTCGCCGACAATGCGGACATCGTCCGTCTCCGGATCGACGCGATAGACATGGCAGGCGCCGATTTCGCTCTCCGCCTTGTGGCCCTCGTAGTCGGAATCGATGCCGTAGGCCGGGTCCGTGAACCAGATCGAGCCGTCGGACTTCACCACCACGTCGTTGGGGCTGTTGAGGCGCTTGCCCTGGTAATGGCTCGCCAGCACGGTGATGGAGCCGTCATGCTCGGTGCGCGTCACGCGCCGGTTGCCGTGCTCGCAGGTGACGAGGCGTCCCTGGCGGTCGACGGTGTTGCCGTTGGAATAACCGGCCGGATGGCGAAAGACGCTGACAGCCCCGGAGGTTTCGTCGAACCGCATCATGCGGTCATTGGGGATGTCGCTCCAGACGACGTAGCGGCCCGCCGGGAAATAGGCCGGGCCTTCCGACCAGCGGCAGCCCTCCGCCAGTTTCTCCAGACGCGCCGATCCCTTGAACAGGTGCTGGAAGCGTTCGTCGAGAACAACCGCGACATCTCTGAACATGGAGCCCGACACCCTGTCAGTGAGCCATCAGAACGGGAATGGTCGTGTTGCCGAGGATATGGCTGGTCGCGCCGCCGAAGAACATCTGCCTCAAGCGGCTCTGGGTATAGGCTCCCTTCACGAGAAGATCGCATCCGAGAGCGGCGGATTCGGACAGGATCACCTCACCGGGCTTGTTCGAGGGATCGGGTGCCGTAATCGCCTCGGCCGGCATGTCGTGCATGCGCAGATGCCTTGCGAGTTCCGCTCCGGAAGGACCGGGAACGCCCCAATCCTCGAGTTCGAGCACGACGATGCGCCGGGCCTTCTTGAGCAGGGGCATCGCGCCCAGCACCGCGCGGGCGGTCTCGGTGCTGCGGTTCCAGGCGATCACAACCGTCTCGGCGAAGGTTTTGGGGGCCTGGGGCGGCGCGATGAGGACGGGACGGCCCGTCTCGAACAGGGCCGCCTCCACGGTGGAGAGGCGGGTCTGGCCGTTCGACCCGTCCGGCCGTCCGACCACGATGACATCGAACACCCGGCCGTAGGCGCCGAGGAATGCGTCCTCCGTCAGTCCGTCCTGCCGCCAGCCGAAGCCCAGGCCGGGCAGGCCCGCCGACGCGCGCTCGATCTGCTGCACGGTCATGAACGCCTCGAACCGCTCGCGGCAGGCGCGGGCCATTTCGAGCCGGTTCTCCGGGGTGATGGGGGAGGGAACGCCGATGGCGATGTCCACCGGCAGGACGACCGGATAATCGGGGGTGATGGCGATCCCCTCGATATAGCTGTCGAAGATGCGGCCGACCTGCAGGGCGGTCCGCAGTTGGGGCTCGACGATTCCGTGGTCTTCGATCGGGACGAGGATGCTCTTCATAAGGATTATTGTCGCGCTTAAACCACCGCTCGGCAAGACCATCCGAAAGTTCAGCCTGGGCTGTGGATGGCTTAGGGTTTGACATCCGATTGTCGTCGGCTCCAGCTTGAATGCCCCGCCACATCAAGGAGTCCTACGAGATGCGTAAGTTCGCGACCATCGGCGCAGCCACTCTCCTCGCGCTGTCCATCCCCGTGACCGCCCATGCGTTCGATCAGGGCAATACGAGCCGGATCAAGACCTTGGTCGATACGGGCATGCAGTATTATTGGTCCGGCGGGGACGTGAAGAAGGCCGAGGCCGAAATCTTCAAGGGCATCACCCTGCACGGACGCTACGACGTGGTGGAGAAGGCGTTCGCCGAGGCTTCGACCCTGGCGCCCGAGCGCCTCGATTTCCGCTTCGCGGTGGCCTCGTCCCAAATCCTGCAGAAGAACCTTTCCGGCGCGCGCGCAACCTATCAGGACATTCTTGCCAAGAGCCCGGCCTCGTTCGATGCGCAGGCCTGGCTCGCGGCGCTCGCGCGGATCGAGGGACAGGCCGACGAGGTGGCCTTGACCGATCAGGCTCTCGCGGCTCTCGACCGCG
This region of Microvirga mediterraneensis genomic DNA includes:
- a CDS encoding branched-chain amino acid ABC transporter permease; translation: MSTSPASALALPFDETRRRGGLLNALLSSDRPRSKVLSAILIGILVLLAATPFLFSGSQPVGTAAKICVFIVLVASYDLLLGYSGIVSFAHTMFFGIGGYGIAIALERLGPTWGSAAIGLVSALALSALLAVAIGLLSLRVRAIFFSMITLAVASAAAVLASQLSDVTGGEDGLSFQLPPALRPAFRLLSEPLFGTAVNGRLLAYYLVFFVSLVVFLVLLRIVNSPFGRVLQAIRENEFRAEALGYRVVAYRTAASVISALAATIAGALMALWLRYNGSDTTLSFSIMIDILLMVVIGGMGTMYGAVIGAALFVLAQSYLQVLMGAGSAALAGIPLLPNLVHPDRWLLWLGALFIVSVYAFPGGIVGRLRQAKQ
- a CDS encoding branched-chain amino acid ABC transporter permease — encoded protein: MTEAAAPTELPRAKTDWLPLLLIPALALLALPFVGSPSTWITLTVAGLAMGMMIFLMASGLTLVFGLMDIINFGHGVFISLGAYATLLVLGPLAGWATADSVGLNLALLLLCILAAMAMTGIAGAVFERVIVRPVYGSHLKQILVTMGGLIVTEQLIHAIWGASPIPIPLPQSLRGAFVLGDIIMERYRVVAVAIGLVVFVGMQLILNRTRIGLLIRAGVENPEMVEALGYRIRRLFVSVFIAGSALAGLGGVMWAFYRQTLTAGMGMEVMVLVFIVIIIGGLGSVGGCFVGSILVALVANYVGFIEPKLALISNILVMALVLIWRPQGLFPVARR
- a CDS encoding ATP-binding cassette domain-containing protein, with translation MPEPLLQLSGVHTHIGPYHILHGVDFAVPAGELTMLLGRNGAGKTTTLRTIMGLWQASSGRILFDGRDITASATPDIARSGIAYVPESMGIFTDLTVRENIVLAARSGPVDKTRLDWILGLFPALKRFWNLPAGNLSGGQKQMLAIARAIAEPRRLLLIDEPTKGLAPVMVRSMIEAFKALKASGETILLVEQNFYAASALGDNVVVMDDGRIVHSGAMSDLVADTALQQRLLGLSLDAHQ
- a CDS encoding ABC transporter ATP-binding protein translates to MTTTPALETRGLTIRFGGHVAVNDVSCRFTPGTLTAIVGPNGAGKTTYFNLISGQLRATSGQVLVEGEDITSLPASARAKRGLGRAFQLTNLFPQLTALENVRLAVQSRAEAGWSLFKVWNSRRDLIEKAEEILERVRLADKRHIAPKALSHGDQRKLEVALLIAMEPKVFMFDEPTAGMSVDEVPTVLELIHDIKQRGDATVLLVEHKMDVVRSLSDRIIVLHNGTLVADGEPAEVIASPVVQEAYLGVEVTRA
- a CDS encoding substrate-binding domain-containing protein gives rise to the protein MRLKFTIAAATAGILFASTAFAQDIKIALIAGKTGPLEAYAKQTEAGFMMGLEYLTKGTMAVNGRKITVIVKDDQLKADLAKTLLEQSYNDDKVDLAVGTTSSAAALAMLPVAEENGKVLIVEPAVADAITGEKWNRFIFRTARNSTQDAYGAAAAVPASGEVSIATLAQDYAFGKDGVAALKNALAEIRPNAKVVFEEYAPQNATDFTASAQRIFDALKDKPGKKIINIIWAGQHPLPKIADLKPERFGIEIAPGGNILPAMQIYKNYPGMEGAVYYYYAFPKNAMNDWLVAEHQKRYNAPPDFFTAGGFAAASAAVTAIQKAGGTDTEKLITAMEGMTFETPKGPMTFRKEDHQALQDMYHFKVKANGKDANDLLDLVATIPADKMPIPVRNKR
- a CDS encoding DMT family transporter, with the translated sequence MSHSGPSSVRIVRSGTLVGIGLMLLGVFMFAMNDVMGKWLVATYSVGQVLLLRSIAALMVLLPLMRQRKVPFAIPLQPGLHAVRITLSTLEVACFYWAVTYLPLADVMTYYLAGPIYVAAFAAFWLGERIDKPRILAIAIGFVGVLIALRPSPATLSLPALIALAGSLFYSLLMITTRKLRDTDDATLVFGQILGALIFGLVAAPLAWVTPGPLDLAGLFLLGIVSMAAHVCVNRSLKIAPASVVAPYQYTLIVWAIILGYLFFGDVVGFWTLVGAAVICAAGVALILLEREAARRGREAKDIETPVLPEA
- a CDS encoding SMP-30/gluconolactonase/LRE family protein; the encoded protein is MFRDVAVVLDERFQHLFKGSARLEKLAEGCRWSEGPAYFPAGRYVVWSDIPNDRMMRFDETSGAVSVFRHPAGYSNGNTVDRQGRLVTCEHGNRRVTRTEHDGSITVLASHYQGKRLNSPNDVVVKSDGSIWFTDPAYGIDSDYEGHKAESEIGACHVYRVDPETDDVRIVGDDFVRPNGIAFSPDETLLYVADTGATHVKDGPRHIRVFEVSPDGGLANGKVFATCTAGLFDGFRLDDAGRIWTSAGDGVHCYDPDGTLIGKILVPEGVANVVFGGPKRNRLYICATTSLYAILLPVNGAKTF
- a CDS encoding universal stress protein; translated protein: MKSILVPIEDHGIVEPQLRTALQVGRIFDSYIEGIAITPDYPVVLPVDIAIGVPSPITPENRLEMARACRERFEAFMTVQQIERASAGLPGLGFGWRQDGLTEDAFLGAYGRVFDVIVVGRPDGSNGQTRLSTVEAALFETGRPVLIAPPQAPKTFAETVVIAWNRSTETARAVLGAMPLLKKARRIVVLELEDWGVPGPSGAELARHLRMHDMPAEAITAPDPSNKPGEVILSESAALGCDLLVKGAYTQSRLRQMFFGGATSHILGNTTIPVLMAH